A genomic window from Lotus japonicus ecotype B-129 chromosome 1, LjGifu_v1.2 includes:
- the LOC130720320 gene encoding protein FAR1-RELATED SEQUENCE 5-like, whose product MADLEIPSWCSVDEGFSSDGEGKTAAVAGIVSSPTPKSSESIGEDENGEAVAIDTMDDAASTLWDCIDANEMKKFHFLNRQVAYEFYNFYARVKGFSIRKSKIFRNKKGVIVRQDFVCHKEGFREEKNRMRENRKRETKVETRCGCCAKMRIRLVGDSDSGRWHVNLFGDCHNHALLEGKQASMLPAHRKLNEGDILGMNSMRKAGISTTQIYNFIAEQSGGFDKTNFLKVDMCNQLTKQKQKEQCDAKVVLVYLKGLGSGDPGMFWSHHADEQGNLKQLFWADGISRMDFQVFGEVLAFDATYRKNKYGCPIVVLVGVNHHCQTIVFGTAVLTNEKEESYVWVLEQFLAAMKGKEPSAVITDGAPAMRNAISRVLPRAHHRLCAWHLLQNAQRNVGDPVFVKGFKSCMLGNLSVGHFKKKWVQLVSDLNLEDNPWVQGLYEKRHMWATCLMRGKFFAGFRTTSRCEGMHSQIGRIVRSRNSLLEFVQYFDRYVNYMRWSEVDADYKSVVGDAVPKTNVRALEKCAADLYTRTVFLKFRPWLNSGSVIKVAAIKETSSCMIYSMYRYCKPGKLWHVAHDVQVSTFRCSCQRMETFGLPCDHIIGLLVHLDIDVIPESLILQRWCKSAKDCMKGNFEASYKFWESTVLARLGSLVMRSREMFNLGCESMEDYLDTVDVMAKHVMKLKAKKEAALGAGGENLDEVVDNVTNPVVVRSNGPGGTSTGNGNKGKRKCTVCKVEGHNRATCPQNKRAKVCNEAGAGPSTASLELHMAECVTIVMFLGILRPFVFYWILV is encoded by the exons ATGGCAGACTTAGAAATTCCCAGTTGGTGTTCAGTTGATGAAG GTTTTTCATCAGATGGTGAAGGCAAAACCGCTGCTGTTGCTGGAATAGTTTCGTCACCAACACCGAAGTCGTCGGAGTCAATTGGTGAGGATGAAAATGGTGAAGCTGTTGCTATCGATACTATGGACGATGCTGCTAGTACTTTGTGGGATTGCATTGATGCCAATGAGATGAAGAAGTTTCATTTTTTGAATCGGCAGGTAGCATATGAGTTCTACAACTTTTATGCTAGAGTGAAGGGGTTCTCAATAAGGAAAAGCAAGATTTTCAGAAACAAGAAAGGTGTAATTGTGCGCCAAGACTTTGTGTGTCATAAGGAAGGTTTTCGCGAAGAGAAAAACAGAATGAGGGAAAACCGTAAGAGGGAAACTAAGGTTGAGACAAGGTGTGGGTGTTGTGCAAAAATGAGAATTCGTTTGGTGGGTGATAGTGATAGTGGTAGGTGGCATGTTAACTTATTTGGAGATTGTCACAATCATGCACTGTTAGAGGGAAAGCAAGCATCCATGTTACCAGCACATCGGAAGTTAAATGAAGGCGATATATTGGGAATGAATAGTATGCGGAAAGCTGGGATTAGCACCACACAAATATACAACTTTATTGCTGAGCAATCCGGGGGTTTTGACAAAACCAATTTTCTCAAGGTTGACATGTGCAATCAATTGACCaaacagaaacaaaaagagCAGTGTGATGCAAAAGTTGTTTTGGTGTATTTGAAGGGACTTGGTTCAGGTGATCCAGGCATGTTTTGGTCACACCATGCTGATGAACAAGGCAATTTGAAACAACTGTTTTGGGCTGATGGGATTAGTCGAATGGATTTTCAAGTGTTTGGCGAAGTTCTAGCGTTTGATGCAACTTACCGGAAGAATAAATATGGTTGCCCCATTGTTGTTCTTGTTGGAGTTAACCACCATTGCCAGACTATTGTGTTTGGAACTGCAGTTTTGACAAATGAGAAAGAGGAAAGCTATGTGTGGGTACTTGAGCAGTTTTTGGCAGCTATGAAGGGTAAGGAACCAAGTGCAGTTATAACTGATGGTGCTCCTGCAATGCGGAATGCTATTAGTCGAGTATTACCTAGAGCTCATCACCGTTTGTGTGCGTGGCACCTTTTACAAAACGCACAGAGAAATGTGGGTGACCCTGTTTTTGTGAAAGGTTttaaaagctgtatgttgggcAATCTAAGTGTTGGgcacttcaaaaaaaaatgggtACAATTGGTTAGCGATTTGAACCTTGAAGACAATCCATGGGTTCAAGGGTTGTATGAGAAGAGGCACATGTGGGCTACATGTTTGATGCGAGGTAAGTTCTTTGCCGGTTTTCGAACGACATCTCGCTGCGAAGGTATGCATTCACAAATTGGTCGCATTGTGCGATCTCGAAATAGCCTTCTTGAGTTTGTTCAGTATTTTGACCGTTATGTCAATTACATGCGATGGAGTGAGGTTGATGCGGACTACAAGTCAGTGGTAGGGGATGCTGTGCCTAAGACTAATGTTCGAGCACTTGAAAAATGTGCTGCAGATCTATATACTAGGACTGTTTTCTTAAAATTCAGGCCATGGCTGAACAGTGGTAGTGTAATTAAAGTTGCTGCCATTAAGGAGACATCATCATGTATGATATATTCCATGTACAGGTATTGCAAACCTGGTAAGTTGTGGCATGTCGCACACGATGTACAAGTGTCCACGTTTAGATGTTCATGTCAGCGGATGGAGACGTTTGGTCTTCCATGTGATCATATTATTGGTTTGTTGGTGCATTTGGACATTGATGTGATACCTGAGAGTTTAATATTGCAGAGGTGGTGTAAGTCAGCAAAAGATTGTATGAAAGGAAATTTTGAAGCCTCATACAAATTCTGGGAGTCAACAGTTCTTGCTAGGCTGGGTTCTTTAGTCATGAGAAGCAGGGAGATGTTTAATCTTGGGTGTGAATCTATGGAAGATTACTTGGACACAGTTGATGTAATGGCAAAGCATGTTATGAAACTTAAGGCAAAAAAGGAAGCTGCCCTTGGAGCTGGTGGTGAGAACCTTGATGAAGTGGTGGATAATGTCACAAATCCTGTCGTAGTGAGGAGCAACGGACCAGGTGGAACCTCAACTGGGAATGGAAACAAGGGGAAAAGAAAGTGCACAGTGTGTAAGGTGGAAGGCCATAACAGGGCAACATGCCCCCAGAACAAACGAGCCAAAGTTTGTAATGAAGCTGGAGCTGGTCCTTCTACTGCCTCCTTG GAACTGCATATGGCTGAATGTGTTACAATTGTGATGTTCCTAGGGATTCTAAGGCCTTTTGTTTTTTACTGGATATTGGTGTAA